A genomic window from Mesorhizobium sp. 131-2-1 includes:
- a CDS encoding cyclase family protein, which translates to MDTQKLLGEVAGQLLSGAIRVVDLSAPLGPNTPLIKLPPELAVDTPKVEIHSISRYDKNGPWWAWNWLKLGEHSGTHFDAPQHWITGKDYPDGATDTIPVQSFVGPVNVIDCSKEAAADHDFLLTVDHIKAWEAKHGAINPGEWVVMRTDWYKRNGSEAEFLNANETGPHTPGPTAEAIQFLISKDIKGWGSETIGTDAGKAGGMEPPFPAHTLMHKANRYGLASLCNLDQLPPKGAILIAAPLKIEHGTGSPIRALALVPGK; encoded by the coding sequence ATGGACACGCAAAAACTCCTCGGCGAGGTCGCCGGCCAGCTCCTTTCGGGCGCCATACGCGTGGTCGACCTGTCGGCGCCGCTCGGGCCGAACACGCCGCTGATCAAGCTGCCGCCGGAGCTCGCCGTCGACACGCCGAAGGTCGAGATCCATTCGATCTCCCGCTATGACAAGAATGGTCCGTGGTGGGCCTGGAACTGGCTGAAGCTCGGCGAACATTCGGGCACGCATTTCGATGCGCCGCAGCACTGGATCACCGGCAAGGACTATCCGGACGGCGCCACCGACACCATTCCGGTCCAGAGCTTCGTCGGCCCGGTCAACGTCATCGACTGCTCCAAGGAAGCCGCCGCCGACCACGATTTCCTGCTCACCGTCGACCACATCAAGGCCTGGGAAGCCAAGCATGGCGCCATCAATCCGGGCGAATGGGTGGTGATGCGGACCGACTGGTACAAGCGCAACGGTTCGGAAGCCGAGTTCCTCAACGCCAACGAAACCGGCCCGCACACGCCCGGCCCGACGGCGGAGGCCATCCAGTTCCTGATCAGCAAGGACATCAAGGGCTGGGGCTCAGAGACCATCGGCACCGACGCCGGCAAGGCCGGCGGCATGGAGCCGCCATTCCCGGCGCACACGCTGATGCACAAGGCCAACCGCTATGGCCTCGCCAGCCTCTGCAACCTCGACCAGTTGCCGCCGAAGGGCGCGATCCTGATCGCCGCGCCGCTCAAGATCGAGCATGGCACCGGCAGCCCGATCCGCGCGCTGGCGCTGGTGCCGGGCAAATAG
- a CDS encoding phytoene desaturase family protein, whose amino-acid sequence MSEFDAIFVGAGHNSLACAAHLARKGWKTAIFERSAAIGGAVQTREFTLPGFRHDFGAMNLSLFAGSAFHRKYANELKTHGLEFAPVADCFASAFPDGKWFGVSNDLEKTVARLAAFSAADAASWRRLVAAFPGEAEHLFRLLWSPMSGRALAGTAWNLWRKKGLAGALDTGRLLLSSPRAWLEENFETPHVRTTLAAWGMHLDFAPDIAGGAVFPYLESMANQSFGMVLGKGGADTIIRALSGMVTAAGGKIATGAEVAEITVAGGRATGVRLASGDFHVASKAVIAGVAPKALAGRLLPEGSGDATFDAAMKTFRYAPGTMMIHLALDDLPEWRAGAELRQFAYVHLSPSLDAMSRTYQQAMAGTLPDQPVLVVGQPTAVDPSRAPAGKHVLWVQVRMLPAEITGDAAGKIAPDHWDAVKDAYAERVLDIIEGYAPGLRQKILGRAVFSPLDLERENPNLVGGDQICGSHHLTQNFLFRPARGFARWNTPVSNLYLTGAATWPGAGTGAGSGFMLAEQLGGR is encoded by the coding sequence GTGAGCGAGTTCGACGCCATCTTTGTCGGGGCAGGCCACAACAGTCTGGCATGCGCCGCGCATCTGGCGCGCAAAGGCTGGAAAACAGCCATTTTTGAACGCAGCGCGGCAATCGGTGGCGCGGTGCAGACCCGCGAGTTCACCCTGCCCGGCTTCCGGCACGATTTCGGCGCGATGAATCTCAGCCTGTTCGCCGGCTCGGCCTTCCACCGAAAATATGCAAATGAATTGAAAACCCACGGGCTGGAATTCGCTCCCGTGGCCGACTGTTTCGCCAGCGCCTTTCCGGACGGGAAATGGTTCGGCGTCAGCAACGATCTGGAGAAGACCGTCGCGCGGCTGGCCGCCTTCTCCGCCGCCGATGCGGCCAGCTGGCGCCGGCTGGTCGCCGCCTTTCCAGGTGAAGCCGAGCACCTTTTCCGGCTGCTGTGGTCGCCGATGAGCGGCCGGGCGCTTGCCGGCACGGCGTGGAACCTGTGGCGCAAGAAGGGCCTTGCGGGCGCGCTCGACACCGGCCGGCTGCTGCTGTCATCGCCGCGCGCGTGGCTGGAAGAGAATTTCGAGACGCCGCATGTCCGCACGACGCTTGCAGCCTGGGGCATGCATCTCGACTTCGCGCCCGACATCGCCGGGGGTGCTGTCTTCCCCTATCTGGAATCGATGGCCAACCAGAGTTTTGGGATGGTGCTGGGCAAGGGCGGCGCCGACACCATCATCCGCGCGCTTTCAGGCATGGTGACTGCGGCCGGCGGCAAGATCGCCACCGGCGCCGAAGTGGCCGAGATCACGGTCGCCGGCGGCAGGGCGACCGGCGTGCGGCTAGCGTCCGGCGATTTCCACGTCGCCAGCAAGGCGGTCATCGCCGGCGTCGCGCCTAAGGCGCTTGCCGGCAGGCTCCTGCCCGAAGGCTCCGGCGACGCGACCTTCGATGCGGCGATGAAGACATTCCGCTACGCGCCGGGCACGATGATGATCCATCTGGCGCTCGACGATCTGCCGGAATGGCGTGCCGGCGCCGAGCTCCGGCAGTTCGCCTATGTGCATCTTTCACCGTCTCTCGACGCCATGTCGCGCACCTACCAGCAGGCGATGGCGGGCACGCTGCCCGACCAGCCGGTCCTGGTCGTCGGCCAGCCGACGGCGGTCGACCCGTCGCGGGCGCCGGCGGGCAAGCATGTGCTGTGGGTGCAGGTGCGCATGCTGCCGGCCGAGATCACCGGCGACGCGGCCGGCAAGATCGCGCCAGATCACTGGGACGCGGTCAAGGACGCCTATGCCGAGCGCGTGCTCGACATCATCGAAGGCTACGCGCCGGGGCTGCGCCAAAAGATCCTCGGCCGCGCCGTGTTCTCGCCGCTCGACCTCGAGCGCGAGAACCCGAACCTCGTCGGCGGCGACCAGATCTGCGGCAGCCATCATCTGACCCAGAATTTTCTCTTCCGCCCGGCGCGCGGCTTTGCGCGCTGGAACACGCCGGTCTCAAACCTCTACCTCACCGGCGCCGCGACATGGCCCGGCGCCGGCACCGGTGCCGGATCGGGCTTCATGCTCGCTGAACAGTTGGGCGGGAGGTAG
- a CDS encoding ABC transporter substrate-binding protein, translating to MTINRRDLLGYGAAAIGATAIGLPKAARAAGELTIAYNVNLPSWDPTTGPSAVNPTIQGLYQSVFDQIIPQKPDLSFTPGLLTEWGWNDDRTKVMMTVRDGVKWHDGSPFTAEDVVWSLQRAGDEKTGNPIQFVWKNVNNFKIDGNKITGDVVQFDPVYFKWMSFLTGYIMPKAYYEKVGAEGFEKAPIGTGPYMVDKFERNAFLRLKANPNYWGSKPAFENVTIKFVTDAASRVAEIESGSSQVTLEIPYEEYDRLIAKDGLAGSCKNVSDIGMIFFNDIEAMLDKNVRQAAVMAVDKELLVKRLLRGYGQPIATLETPEYAAFDASIKVEHNPEKAKQLLAASGYSPEKPVKFTIQTTKGFKPKDYEMIQAIVGMWRKVGIEATIEVYEIAKHYELRAADKLAPAAFYNWGNSIGDPTTSTGFAMYGPSPHSVWDSQDLIDMINPLWGEKDEAKRIAGWKAVDKYVAEQAYVLPLMQYAQPIVHSKKVNVVQHVSGALLPALMTPA from the coding sequence ATGACCATCAACAGACGTGACTTGCTCGGATATGGCGCGGCGGCGATCGGCGCGACCGCTATCGGCCTGCCCAAGGCAGCCAGGGCAGCGGGAGAGCTGACCATCGCCTACAACGTCAACTTGCCGTCCTGGGACCCGACGACCGGACCTTCGGCCGTCAACCCGACCATCCAGGGCCTCTACCAGTCGGTGTTCGACCAGATCATCCCGCAGAAGCCGGACCTGTCGTTCACGCCGGGCCTGCTCACCGAATGGGGCTGGAACGACGACCGCACCAAGGTGATGATGACGGTGCGCGACGGCGTGAAATGGCATGACGGCTCGCCCTTCACCGCCGAGGACGTGGTGTGGTCGCTGCAGCGGGCGGGCGACGAGAAGACCGGCAACCCGATCCAGTTCGTCTGGAAGAACGTCAACAACTTCAAGATCGACGGCAACAAGATCACCGGCGACGTCGTGCAGTTCGACCCGGTCTATTTCAAGTGGATGTCGTTCCTGACCGGCTACATCATGCCGAAGGCCTATTACGAGAAGGTCGGCGCCGAAGGTTTCGAGAAGGCGCCGATCGGCACCGGCCCCTACATGGTCGACAAGTTCGAGCGCAACGCCTTCCTGCGGCTGAAGGCCAATCCGAACTACTGGGGCTCGAAGCCGGCCTTCGAGAATGTGACGATCAAGTTCGTCACCGACGCGGCGAGCCGCGTCGCCGAAATCGAATCCGGCTCCTCGCAGGTGACGCTCGAAATCCCCTATGAGGAATACGACCGGCTGATCGCCAAGGACGGGCTCGCGGGCTCTTGCAAGAATGTCTCCGACATCGGCATGATCTTCTTCAACGACATCGAGGCGATGCTGGACAAGAACGTCCGCCAGGCAGCCGTGATGGCGGTGGACAAGGAGCTTCTGGTCAAGCGGCTGCTGCGCGGCTATGGCCAGCCGATCGCCACGCTGGAGACGCCGGAATACGCGGCCTTCGATGCCTCGATCAAGGTCGAGCACAATCCGGAAAAGGCCAAGCAATTGCTTGCCGCTTCCGGCTATTCGCCGGAGAAGCCGGTCAAGTTCACCATCCAGACGACCAAGGGCTTCAAGCCCAAGGATTATGAGATGATCCAGGCCATCGTCGGCATGTGGCGCAAGGTCGGCATCGAGGCGACGATCGAGGTCTACGAGATCGCCAAGCATTACGAGCTGCGCGCCGCCGACAAGCTGGCACCGGCCGCCTTCTACAACTGGGGCAACTCCATCGGCGATCCGACGACGTCGACCGGCTTTGCCATGTATGGCCCGAGCCCGCATTCGGTGTGGGACAGCCAGGACCTGATCGACATGATCAACCCGCTGTGGGGCGAGAAGGACGAGGCCAAGCGCATCGCCGGCTGGAAGGCGGTCGACAAATACGTCGCCGAGCAGGCCTATGTACTGCCGCTGATGCAGTATGCGCAGCCGATCGTGCACTCGAAGAAGGTGAATGTCGTGCAACATGTGTCGGGCGCGCTGCTGCCGGCGCTGATGACCCCGGCCTGA
- a CDS encoding ABC transporter permease produces MLLQRFLIRLVTMLVTLFGVAVVVFVVIRVAPGDPIAMMLPPGASDDDIARLRALYGLDKTIVQQFFIWLAGVVRGDFGTSISLRQDVLGLVFDRLPATLELAIVALLMAVAIGGTAAILGARERGTAVEAGIDIASGTALSIPDFLWGLVLILLFGVLIPVFDISGRVSPQLDLPFVTQFYFFESLLRLRLDLTFDLLKHMLMPAVALALPLAAIIAQLLKQSLKEVLDLDYVVLARVKGFSETQVILREALKNAALPTLTLVGVQFTFLIGGTVIVERLFSYEGLGNMAIDAVINRDLPLIQGIVLVFALLFVLINLAVDMMYALLNPRLRHG; encoded by the coding sequence ATGCTTCTGCAAAGATTTCTGATCCGTCTTGTGACAATGCTGGTCACGCTGTTCGGCGTGGCCGTCGTCGTCTTCGTCGTCATCCGGGTGGCGCCCGGCGACCCGATCGCCATGATGCTGCCGCCCGGCGCCAGCGATGACGACATCGCGCGGCTGCGGGCGCTCTATGGGCTCGACAAGACCATCGTGCAGCAGTTCTTCATCTGGCTGGCGGGCGTCGTCCGCGGCGACTTCGGCACTTCGATATCGCTGCGCCAGGACGTGCTGGGGCTGGTCTTCGACAGGCTGCCGGCGACGCTGGAACTGGCAATCGTGGCGCTGCTGATGGCGGTGGCCATCGGCGGCACGGCGGCCATCCTCGGCGCACGCGAGCGCGGCACGGCGGTCGAGGCCGGCATCGACATCGCCAGCGGCACCGCGCTTTCGATACCGGACTTCCTGTGGGGGCTGGTGCTGATCCTTTTGTTTGGCGTGCTGATCCCGGTGTTCGACATTTCCGGCCGCGTGTCGCCGCAGCTCGACCTGCCCTTCGTCACCCAGTTCTATTTCTTCGAGAGCCTGCTTCGGCTCCGCCTCGATCTCACCTTCGACCTGCTCAAGCACATGCTGATGCCGGCGGTGGCGCTAGCGCTGCCGCTGGCGGCGATCATCGCCCAACTCTTGAAGCAGTCGCTGAAGGAGGTGCTCGACCTCGACTATGTCGTGCTGGCCAGGGTGAAAGGGTTTTCAGAGACGCAGGTCATCCTGCGCGAAGCGCTGAAGAACGCGGCGCTGCCGACGCTGACGCTGGTCGGCGTGCAGTTCACCTTCCTCATCGGCGGCACGGTCATCGTCGAGCGGCTGTTCTCCTATGAAGGCCTCGGCAACATGGCCATCGATGCCGTCATCAACCGCGACCTGCCGCTGATCCAGGGCATCGTGCTGGTCTTTGCGCTGCTCTTCGTGCTGATCAACCTTGCCGTCGACATGATGTATGCGCTGCTTAATCCGAGGCTGCGCCATGGATGA
- a CDS encoding ABC transporter permease, with protein MDDARIAGRGLRPRLWLAGGWLLLALLAAIFAPLIAPQDPLAQDLMLERLPPFWLDGAEPGYWLGTDSLGRDLLSRLIFGGRIAFIVAFAAASAACLVGSTLGLIAGYFGGWADRVISRIVDIWMAFPPVLFAILLVAVLGTGLSSVIIAIAVIDWTRFCRVIRAEAMGQARMDYVESARIAGYGRIGIMLREVLPNVLPSIVALLSLEMGIAVIVEAILSFVNLSISTDDPTWGGIIAEGRLSIHQAWWVLVFPLVTLILTVLSFGQFGEALKARFDPVLR; from the coding sequence ATGGATGACGCCCGCATCGCCGGGCGCGGCTTGCGCCCGAGGCTGTGGCTGGCCGGCGGATGGCTTCTGCTGGCGCTGCTAGCAGCCATCTTCGCGCCGCTGATCGCGCCGCAGGACCCGCTGGCGCAGGACCTGATGCTGGAGCGCCTGCCGCCCTTCTGGCTGGATGGCGCCGAACCCGGCTATTGGCTGGGCACCGACAGCCTCGGCCGCGATCTCTTGTCCCGCCTGATCTTCGGCGGCCGCATTGCCTTCATCGTCGCCTTCGCCGCCGCTTCGGCCGCCTGCCTCGTCGGCTCGACGCTCGGGCTGATCGCCGGCTATTTCGGCGGCTGGGCCGACCGCGTCATCTCGCGCATCGTCGATATCTGGATGGCGTTCCCGCCGGTGCTGTTCGCCATCCTTTTGGTGGCGGTGCTGGGCACGGGCCTCAGCTCGGTCATCATCGCCATCGCCGTCATCGACTGGACGCGCTTCTGCCGGGTGATCCGCGCCGAGGCGATGGGCCAGGCGCGCATGGACTATGTCGAAAGCGCGCGCATCGCCGGCTATGGCCGCATCGGCATCATGCTGCGCGAGGTGCTGCCCAATGTGCTGCCATCGATCGTCGCGCTGTTGTCGCTGGAGATGGGCATCGCCGTCATCGTCGAGGCGATCCTGTCCTTCGTCAATTTGTCGATCTCAACCGACGACCCGACATGGGGCGGCATCATCGCCGAAGGCCGGCTATCGATCCACCAGGCCTGGTGGGTGCTGGTATTCCCGTTGGTCACGCTGATCCTGACCGTGCTGTCCTTCGGCCAGTTCGGCGAGGCGCTGAAGGCGCGCTTCGATCCGGTGCTGCGATGA
- a CDS encoding ABC transporter ATP-binding protein, with protein sequence MKPCLEIRSLSAVLPNGQRVLRSVSLTVRPGEVRALVGESGAGKTMVGKAVLGVLPSSVRVVEGEMLLEGEDLGALQPRARRTLIGARTALIPQDPLTALNPSRRIGPQMTDRLVRILGWRGERADQRIRQLLDEVQIRDPERVLKSYPHELSGGMRQRVLIAAAFAAEPRLIVADEPTTALDVTVQKQILRLIAQLQRDHGTAILFVTHDLGVVAKISQKVSVLYAGKVVEEAGTADLFASPQHPYTRALMAATPRYTDPFASLKPVDETVLTGLATEIAAADQAWRPRHG encoded by the coding sequence ATGAAACCCTGCCTCGAAATCCGCTCGCTCAGCGCCGTGCTGCCCAACGGCCAGCGCGTGCTGCGCTCGGTGTCGCTCACCGTCCGGCCCGGCGAGGTCCGGGCGCTGGTCGGCGAGAGCGGCGCCGGCAAGACGATGGTCGGCAAGGCTGTGCTCGGCGTCCTGCCGTCCAGCGTGCGCGTTGTCGAAGGCGAGATGCTGCTGGAGGGCGAGGACCTCGGCGCCCTGCAGCCCAGGGCGCGCCGCACGCTCATCGGCGCGCGCACGGCGCTGATCCCGCAGGATCCGCTGACCGCGCTCAACCCGTCGCGCCGCATCGGCCCGCAAATGACCGACAGGCTGGTGCGCATCCTCGGCTGGCGCGGAGAGCGGGCCGATCAGCGCATCCGGCAATTGCTCGACGAGGTGCAGATACGCGACCCCGAGAGAGTACTGAAGAGCTATCCGCACGAGCTGTCCGGCGGCATGCGCCAGCGTGTGCTGATCGCAGCCGCCTTTGCCGCCGAGCCCCGTTTGATCGTCGCCGACGAGCCGACGACGGCGCTCGACGTGACGGTGCAGAAGCAGATCCTGCGGCTGATCGCGCAACTGCAGCGCGACCACGGCACGGCAATCCTGTTCGTCACGCATGATCTCGGCGTCGTCGCCAAGATCAGCCAGAAAGTGTCGGTGCTCTACGCCGGTAAGGTGGTCGAGGAGGCCGGCACCGCCGACCTCTTCGCATCGCCGCAGCACCCATACACGCGGGCGCTGATGGCAGCGACGCCGCGCTACACCGATCCATTCGCGTCGCTGAAGCCGGTGGACGAAACGGTGCTGACCGGACTGGCGACGGAGATCGCTGCTGCCGACCAGGCATGGAGGCCGCGCCATGGCTGA
- a CDS encoding ATP-binding cassette domain-containing protein encodes MAEPLFSVRGLKVALPDMTRKPLIGRAPLAEILKGLDFDLPKGSVTGIVGESGSGKSTLGRALVRLIEPSDGAISFEGRDVSHLSEAELRPLRRDLQMIFQDPMSSLNPRHTIFSIIAAPLRQNGLGDRLKERVAEALQRVGLPQNFAGRYRHELSGGQRQRVGIARALALSPKFVLADEIVSGLDVSTQAQILTLLEKLAAEMGLTVAFISHDLSVIRRLCQQVIVMREGRIVEASATDALFGNPKDAYTRDLLAAIPLPEIDADWLRPPAKAPA; translated from the coding sequence ATGGCTGAGCCCCTGTTCTCGGTGCGCGGGCTGAAGGTGGCGCTGCCCGACATGACCCGCAAGCCGCTGATCGGCCGGGCGCCGCTGGCCGAGATCCTGAAAGGTCTGGATTTCGACCTGCCGAAGGGGTCGGTAACCGGCATCGTCGGCGAGTCCGGCTCAGGCAAGTCGACACTGGGCCGCGCCCTGGTGCGGCTGATCGAGCCGAGCGACGGCGCAATCAGCTTTGAGGGGCGCGACGTCAGCCATCTTTCGGAAGCGGAGCTGAGGCCGCTCCGCCGCGACCTGCAGATGATCTTCCAGGATCCGATGTCGTCGCTCAACCCGCGCCATACGATCTTCAGCATCATCGCGGCGCCGCTCAGGCAAAATGGCCTCGGCGACAGGCTGAAGGAGCGCGTGGCCGAAGCCCTGCAGCGTGTTGGCCTGCCGCAGAACTTCGCCGGCCGCTATCGCCACGAGCTTTCGGGCGGCCAGCGCCAGCGTGTCGGCATTGCGCGGGCGCTGGCGCTGTCGCCCAAATTCGTGCTGGCCGACGAGATCGTCTCCGGCCTCGACGTTTCGACGCAGGCGCAGATCCTGACCTTGCTCGAAAAGCTCGCGGCCGAAATGGGGCTGACCGTCGCCTTCATCAGCCACGATCTGTCGGTGATCCGCCGGCTCTGCCAGCAGGTCATCGTCATGCGCGAAGGCAGGATCGTCGAAGCGAGCGCCACCGACGCGCTGTTCGGGAATCCCAAGGACGCCTACACACGCGACCTGCTCGCCGCCATCCCGCTCCCCGAGATCGACGCGGACTGGCTGCGGCCGCCCGCGAAGGCGCCGGCATGA